Proteins from a single region of Atribacterota bacterium:
- a CDS encoding Sir2 family NAD-dependent protein deacetylase yields MGELLKSSRYTVCLTGAGVSTASGIPDFRTPGKGLWSKVNPIEVTSIQAFRDNPSRFYKFYRPRIEELQRVSPNPAHKALAKLEDAGYLQFLITQNIDNLHQRAGSKHIMEIHGNLNQAICNRCGERISSQELIKRIDENKNGIPYCQCGGVLKPDVVLFGEALSNIEEAIDEASKAELFLAIGSSLQVSPANLLPEYSMAKKGKLVIINYMQTYLDKKAAIVVNQDIGLFLTILCQHLNI; encoded by the coding sequence GTGGGTGAGCTGTTAAAAAGTTCAAGATATACTGTCTGCTTAACCGGGGCAGGAGTAAGTACTGCCTCCGGGATTCCCGATTTCCGTACACCTGGTAAGGGTTTATGGTCTAAGGTAAATCCGATAGAGGTTACCAGTATTCAGGCTTTTCGGGATAACCCTTCCCGCTTTTATAAATTCTATCGTCCCAGAATTGAGGAGTTACAAAGGGTTTCTCCTAATCCAGCCCATAAAGCCCTGGCTAAATTAGAAGATGCAGGATATTTGCAATTTCTAATAACCCAGAACATCGATAATTTACACCAGAGAGCGGGTTCTAAACATATTATGGAGATTCACGGTAACTTAAATCAAGCCATCTGTAATCGATGCGGGGAAAGAATATCCTCACAAGAATTAATTAAAAGGATTGATGAGAATAAAAATGGTATCCCCTATTGTCAGTGTGGTGGTGTTTTAAAACCTGATGTAGTATTATTCGGTGAAGCACTTTCCAATATTGAAGAAGCAATTGATGAGGCCAGTAAAGCAGAGTTATTTTTAGCGATAGGCTCTTCATTGCAGGTTTCTCCTGCAAACTTGTTGCCAGAGTATAGTATGGCAAAAAAAGGGAAACTGGTTATAATTAATTATATGCAAACCTACCTGGACAAGAAAGCTGCCATTGTTGTTAATCAAGATATAGGATTATTCTTAACTATTTTATGCCAACATTTAAATATATAA
- the ychF gene encoding redox-regulated ATPase YchF: MNIGILGLPLTGKTTLFNLLTSQHKQTDSFTSRKTKNVGVVKVADERVDYLSSIYQPKKTTHATIEVIDIPGISPDFSEKEKQDIFSQIQNIDAILMVVRVFDDSLIPGDSNPLHQIESLVYEILLRDLEVIENRINRLNTAKRKLTNQEELEKKVLEKCYQHLSNDQLLITQNLTEEELRTISGFSLFTLKPIIVAINLDESQLNKDEFPNQDKFNQFIQNHQMASIPICGKLEMEINELDQEERKLFLDDLGFNETGIERLSHVLYHHLGLISFFTVGKDEVRAWTIHKGTKAVKAAGKIHSDIERGFIRAEVVSFSDFKQLGTMQAVKEKGLLKVEGKETIIEDGDIINFRFNV; this comes from the coding sequence ATGAATATCGGTATTTTAGGATTGCCTTTAACTGGCAAAACCACTTTATTTAATCTTTTAACCAGCCAGCATAAACAAACAGATTCTTTTACTTCACGAAAAACAAAAAATGTTGGTGTTGTAAAGGTGGCTGATGAGCGTGTTGATTATCTGAGTTCGATTTATCAACCAAAAAAAACTACCCATGCCACTATCGAAGTAATTGACATACCTGGTATTTCACCAGATTTTTCTGAAAAAGAGAAGCAGGATATTTTTAGTCAAATACAAAATATTGATGCTATTTTAATGGTTGTTCGAGTCTTTGATGATTCGTTGATTCCCGGGGATTCCAATCCGTTACATCAAATTGAGTCTTTGGTTTATGAAATACTCTTAAGGGATTTAGAAGTAATAGAAAATCGCATAAACCGACTTAATACAGCCAAAAGAAAGCTGACCAACCAGGAGGAATTGGAAAAGAAAGTCTTAGAAAAATGTTACCAGCATCTAAGTAATGATCAATTATTGATTACTCAAAACTTAACAGAGGAAGAGTTGCGAACAATAAGCGGGTTTAGTTTATTTACTTTAAAACCGATTATTGTGGCAATAAATCTTGATGAAAGTCAATTGAATAAAGATGAATTCCCAAACCAGGATAAATTTAACCAATTTATTCAGAATCATCAAATGGCAAGTATTCCTATATGCGGAAAACTGGAAATGGAAATAAATGAATTGGACCAGGAAGAAAGGAAGCTTTTTCTGGATGATTTAGGATTCAATGAAACAGGTATTGAACGGTTATCCCATGTTCTTTACCACCATCTTGGATTAATATCTTTTTTTACTGTGGGTAAAGATGAAGTCAGGGCATGGACAATTCACAAGGGTACAAAAGCAGTTAAAGCAGCAGGTAAAATCCATAGTGACATTGAGAGGGGTTTTATTCGGGCAGAGGTTGTCAGTTTTAGCGATTTTAAACAGTTAGGTACAATGCAAGCGGTAAAAGAAAAAGGTCTGTTAAAAGTAGAAGGAAAAGAAACTATTATTGAAGATGGTGATATTATTAATTTCAGATTTAATGTTTGA
- the cysK gene encoding cysteine synthase A — protein sequence MQINNIIEAIGNTPLLRLNKISSGNVFAKAEFLNPGGSIKDRVAKYIIEEAEKDQKLKPGMTIIESTSGNTGIGLTLIGVQKGYEVICVMPENMSEERRKIIQAFGGKIISTPAEESLTGSIKKMKEITQQDPERYFITDQFVNPKNPETHYKILGPEIWRDTKGEIDVFVAGVGSGGTLQGMGKFLKEKNPAIKIVAVEPKNSAALLGKEPGLHQIQGIGDGFIPGVLDVNMVDYVITVSDEEAIDTTRLLSIQEGLLVGTSSGANVFTALHLDNGRNRIVTVLPDRAERYFSTALL from the coding sequence ATGCAAATTAATAATATAATAGAGGCAATTGGAAATACCCCCCTTCTAAGGTTAAATAAAATATCATCCGGAAATGTATTTGCAAAAGCTGAATTCTTAAATCCGGGTGGGAGTATCAAAGATCGTGTAGCAAAATATATTATTGAAGAAGCGGAAAAAGATCAGAAATTAAAACCAGGAATGACTATTATTGAGTCTACTTCCGGGAATACCGGTATAGGACTGACACTCATAGGAGTGCAAAAAGGCTATGAAGTTATTTGTGTTATGCCTGAAAATATGAGTGAAGAAAGAAGAAAGATTATCCAGGCTTTTGGCGGAAAAATAATTTCCACACCTGCAGAGGAGAGCTTAACAGGTTCTATTAAAAAAATGAAGGAAATTACCCAACAGGATCCGGAGAGATATTTTATTACTGACCAGTTCGTTAATCCCAAAAACCCTGAAACACACTATAAAATATTAGGTCCGGAAATATGGAGAGATACTAAAGGAGAAATTGATGTATTTGTTGCCGGAGTGGGAAGTGGAGGGACGCTGCAGGGAATGGGTAAGTTTTTAAAAGAAAAAAATCCTGCAATAAAGATTGTTGCAGTGGAACCAAAAAATAGTGCTGCTTTACTTGGGAAAGAACCGGGATTACATCAGATTCAGGGTATTGGTGATGGTTTTATTCCAGGAGTCCTTGATGTAAATATGGTTGATTATGTAATCACAGTGTCTGATGAAGAGGCTATAGACACTACAAGATTATTGTCAATTCAGGAAGGCTTATTAGTCGGGACTTCTTCAGGCGCGAATGTATTTACAGCTTTACATTTGGATAATGGGAGAAATCGGATAGTTACCGTTTTGCCTGATAGGGCAGAAAGGTATTTCAGTACTGCCCTGTTATAA